In one window of Streptomyces sp. NBC_01224 DNA:
- the truA gene encoding tRNA pseudouridine(38-40) synthase TruA — protein sequence MSDEVEPGFVRVRLDLAYDGKDFSGWAKQTGRRTVQGEIEDALRTVTRSSRTYDLTVAGRTDAGVHARGQVAHVDLPDEVWSEHADKLLRRMAGRMAPDVRIWRIAEAPAGFNARFSALWRRYAYRVADRPGGVDPLLRGHVLWHDRPLDVDAMNEAAARMVGEHDFAAYCKKREGATTIRTLQKLSWVRDEPSGIMTATVQADAFCHNMVRALIGAALFVGDGRRPAEWPAQVLAARLRNPGVHVVRPHGLTLEEVAYPADELLAARSKEARNVRTLPGSGCC from the coding sequence GTGAGTGACGAGGTAGAGCCCGGCTTCGTGCGGGTGCGGCTGGACCTGGCGTACGACGGCAAGGACTTCTCCGGCTGGGCCAAGCAGACCGGCAGGCGGACCGTCCAGGGGGAGATCGAGGATGCGCTGCGGACCGTGACGCGGTCCTCGCGGACGTACGACCTGACCGTCGCCGGGCGCACCGATGCCGGGGTGCATGCCCGGGGCCAGGTCGCCCATGTCGATCTGCCGGACGAGGTGTGGTCCGAACACGCGGACAAGCTGCTGCGGCGGATGGCCGGACGGATGGCGCCCGATGTACGGATCTGGCGGATTGCGGAGGCTCCGGCCGGGTTCAATGCCCGGTTCTCGGCGCTGTGGCGTCGCTACGCGTACCGGGTCGCCGATCGTCCCGGTGGGGTGGATCCGCTGTTGCGCGGTCATGTGCTGTGGCACGACCGGCCGTTGGACGTCGACGCCATGAACGAGGCGGCGGCCCGGATGGTCGGGGAGCACGACTTCGCGGCGTACTGCAAGAAGCGCGAGGGTGCGACGACCATCCGTACGCTGCAGAAGCTGAGTTGGGTACGGGACGAGCCGTCCGGGATCATGACGGCGACCGTGCAGGCCGATGCGTTCTGCCACAACATGGTGCGGGCGCTGATCGGGGCGGCGCTGTTCGTCGGGGACGGGCGCCGTCCGGCCGAGTGGCCCGCACAGGTGCTGGCGGCGCGGCTGCGGAATCCCGGCGTGCATGTGGTGCGTCCCCATGGGCTGACGCTGGAGGAAGTGGCCTACCCGGCCGACGAGTTGCTGGCCGCCCGCTCCAAGGAGGCGCGCAATGTGCGCACGCTCCCCGGGAGCGGCTGCTGCTGA